GGCTCGGCCACGGCGTTGATGAGCGCCTCGCTCGGCGTCGGCGGCGCGCTCGGCCTGCCCGCGGCCGCGCTGATCGCGGAGAACGCCGACTGGCACGCGCTGTTCTGGACCGCGGCCGGACTCGGCGCGGTCGCGCTCGTGCTGGTCGCACTGATCGTCCCGGAATCGCGGGTGCGCGCAGGCGGGCGGTTCGACGTGCCGGGCGCGGTGGGGCTCTCGGTCGCGCTGGTGTGCCTGCTGCTCGCGATTTCCAAGGGCGCCGACTGGGGCTGGGGCGACCCGCTGACGCTGGGACTGTTCGCCGCCGCGGTCGTGGTGCTGCTGTTGTGGGGCTGGTGGGAGCTGCGCGCGAAGCAGCCGCTGGTCGACCTGCGCACCACCGCCCGCCGGCAGGTGCTGCTCACCAACATCGCCTCGGTGGTGTTCGGGTTCGCGATGTTCGCGACGTCGCTGGTGTTCCCGCAGCTGCTCCAGCTGCCCGCCGCGACCGGCTACGGGCTCGGCCAGAGCATGCTCGTCGCGGGCCTCGTGATGGCGCCGTCCGGTCTGATCATGATGGCGACCGCGCCGGTGTCCGCGCGCGTCACCCGGACCCGCGGCCCGAAGATCACGCTGATGCTGGGCGCGATCGTGGTCGCCGTCGGCTACGGACTGAGCATCCTGCTGATGGGCGAGGTCTGGCAGCTCGTGATCGGCGCGCTCGTCATCGGCGCCGGGATCGGGCTCGCCTACGGGGCGCTGCCCGCCCTGATCATGGGCGCCGTCCCGGTGTCGGAGACCGCCGCGGCCAACAGCCTCAACATGCTGATGCGCTCGATCGGCACGTCGACCTCCAGCGCCGTCGCGGGTGTGGTGCTCGCGCAGATGACCGTCACGCTCGGACCGGTCAGCCTGCCCTCGCAGGACGGGTTCCGCGTGGTGCTGGCCGTCGCCGGATGCGCCGCGCTCGCCGCACTCGTGGTCGCCGCGTTCCTGCCCGCGCAGCGCAAGCGGGCCGCGCAGGCGCCGGTGACCGGCCGGACCGTGGGCGGCACCGTCCGCGGCGCGAGCAGTGACCCGGCGCTGGTGACCGTCACGGCCCACCGCGCCGACGGCAGTGTCGCCGCGAGCACCGCGGCCGGTGCCGACGGCCGCTACACGCTCGCGGACCTGCCCGCCGAACCGCTGACCGTGGTGGCCGTCGAGCACCCGGCGGTGCGCGAGACGGTGGTCCTCGACGCCGGCCGCACCCGGCGGCACGACATCGACCTGACTGCGCGGAAGGAGCTCGCGTGACCGGCTACCGCGACACGACCGCCGAGGTGACGCTGACCGGACGGGTCGGCAGCGCCCGCCGCCCGCTGCCCGGCGTGACCCTCACGCTGACCGACCGGATCGGCGCGCAGGTCTCGCGCGCCCGGACCGGCGACGACGGCGGGTTCGCCTTCACCGGGCTGGTGCCGGGCCACTACGTCCTGATCGTGTCGAAGGCGGGCTTCCAGCCGTCCGCGACGGCGATCACGCTCGGTGCCGAGCCGGGGACGCCGACCGAGGTGACCCTGGAACCGGCCACCAGCGTGCACGGCCTGGTCCGCGACCGCCACAGTGGTCAGCCGATCGCGACGGCCGCCGTGACCGCGGTGGGTCCCTCGGGCGAGGTCATCGCCAGCACGGTGTCCGATCCGGACGGCAGCTACCGGATCACCGGTCTCGACGCACCCGAGATCACGCTGGTCGCCGCCGCGCCAGGGGCGGATCCGGCGGCCGCGGTCGTGCCGCTGGGCGGCGGCCGCGCACACGAGGTCGACCTGGTCCTGGACACGCACAGCACGCTGGCCGGGACGATCACCGCGGGCGGCCGCCCGGTCGCCGGGCTGGCCCTGGAACTGCGGGACGCGGCGGGCCACGCGGTGGCGAAGGCGGTCACGGGGCCGGACGGCCGGTACACCTTCGAGCGGCTCACCGCCGGGGAGTACACGCTGACGACCCTCACCAGCGGCCCCCAGGTGACCGCGGTCGCGGCGAAGGCCACGACCGCGGACCTGGCACTGAACGGTCCTCTGTAGACCGCCGGGGCGCCGGGTCAGTGCGCGACGACGCCGCTCAGCTCGTTGGGCTCCTGCGGCAGCGTCACGCTGTTCCGCTTCTGCCCGGTCGCGAGGTCGAGCAGGTGGATCTGCCGAGTGGCGGGGTCGGTCACGTAGACGTCCGCGCCCCGCACGAAGATCGCCGGGCGGGGCTGCTGCCACTCCAGCGGCTCCTCCCAGGCGGCGGTCACCGGGATGGTGCGGGTGATCTGCGCGGTGGCCGGGTCGATCACGCGGATCGCGCCGTCGGTGCCGAGCACCAGCGCCTCGCCCTGCGGACCGCGCGCCAGTGAGCGGAACGTGTAGCTGGTGCCGAGGTCGACCAGCCGCATCGTGCCGGTCGTGGTGTCGATGAGCGAGACCTGCCGGGGGCGTTCGAGTTCGGCGTCCTCGTCCTGCTTGTAGTCGCCCAGCACGACCGGTGAGGCGTCCGAACCGGCCTGGTTGCCGATCCGACCGTATTCCGTCGGGCTGGCGACCTTCGTGATCGTGCCGTCGCGGTAGACGAGCGCGCCGTTCTCGCAGCCGATCACCACCGCTTCCCCGGCCGCGGTCGCCTCACCGTGCACGCCGGGGCAGTCCTCACTGCGGGTGATCTCGGTGCGGGCGTCGTCGAGGACGGCGACGCCGCGCCGCTCGTCCTCGTTGCCCAGTGTCACCACCATGCGGCCGTCGGACAGTTCGATGGCGACGCCGTGGTGCGGTTCGGCCGAGCGGTAGGTCTCGGTCGCGGGCTGCCCGCCGTCCAGTTCGGCCGGGTCGAACGAGACGACCTCGCCGGTGCCATCGGAGAACAGCACGGTCCGGCCGGCGTGCCGCACCACGTGACCGGGTTTCGAGCCGGGGAACTTGATGTCGGTCAGTTCCGCCGACACCGCGTCCAGCGCCTGGAAACCCTCGGCGGTGGACACCATGACGTGCCGCTCGTCGCCGGCCGGGTTGACGCGGTTGAAGCCGGCGAGCGGCAGATCCGCCTTCTGTTCGAGGGTGCCGCCGTCGAGGACGAGGAATCCGCCGTCGTAGGTCACCACCACCGGGTTGGCGACTTCGGCGGCGGCGGGTTCGCTCGTGGCACAGCCGGTCAGGACGGCAACCGAGCAGGCTACTGTGGACAGCACCAACGGTGCTTTTCGCATGGGGACACTCAACTTTCTCATCGGTTTTCGGTGAGTCCGGAGACGATCGCGTCGGTGTTGGACCGCATCAGGTCGAGGTAGGTCGCCGCTCCCCCGCCCGGCGCGGTCAGCGACTCGGAGAACAGCGGGATCACCCGCACCTGGACCCCGGCCTGCTCGGCCAGCACCCGCGCGAGCCGGCCGGGCTGCGACGAATCGGCGAAGATGGCGTTCACCCCGGCGTCGCGGATCGCACCCGCCAGCGAGGCGAGGTCCGATGGGCTGGGCGAGGCGAGCGTGGTGCCGCTGGGCACGACCGCGCCGACGACCTCGAAGCCGTAGCGGGCGGCGAAGTAGCCGAAGACGTGGTGGTTGGTGACGAGCTTGCGCCGCTCCGCCGGGAGTTCGGCGAACCGCTGCGTCATCCAGGTGTCGAGCGCGTCGAGTTCGGCGAGGTAGCCGTCCGCGTTGGCCCGCACGACGCCCGCGTCCACCCCGGGCACGTCGGCGACGACCCGCTCGGTGATCGCCTCGACGGCCCGGCGCATCCGGGCCGGATCCGTCCAGAAGTGCGGGTCCGGCTGTCCGGCCGCGTCGCCGGCCACGTAGGTCATCGGGCCGGCGGCCTCGCCCGCCGCGATCGTCGGCACCCCGGCGTGCGTGGCCGTCTCGACGTTGCGCGCCACGCCCTCCTCCAGGCCGAGTCCGTTGTGGACGAGCAGGGCGGCGTCCTCCATCAGCGCGGCTTCCTGCGCGGAGAGCCCGAACGAGTGCGGGTCGGCCCCGGCTTGCATCAGCACGGTCACCTCGGCCTGGTCGCCGACGACGGCGCGGGTGACGTCACCGAGGATGTTGGTCGTGACGACGACCCCGGCACGATCGCTCGTCCCGGCGCAACCCGTGAGCACCAGCACGGCCGCCAGCACCGCGGCCACCAGGCGGCTCATCGGCCGGTCTCCACGACGTGCACCGGCGCGACCTCGACCGCGAGGGTCCGCGCCACCCGCAGGCTGTCGGCGTAGTCGACCTCGTGCACGATCCGCGCGGCGGCGTCGTTGACGTAGGCACGGCTCGTGTCGACCTGGATTTCGGCGCCGGGGTCCACCGGCCCGGTGATCAGCGCCCGGTTCGCGGTTTCGGCGCCCGTCGCGGGATCCAGCGCGTGCAGCACGCCGTCCGCGGTCAGGGTCAGCACGGACCCACCGGAGCCGACCGCGTTGACCGCCTCCACCGGGCCCGTCTCGAACAGCTGCCACGTCTTCGCGGTCACGTCGAATGTCCACACGCCACGGTCGCCCGCGCGGGCGGCGAGAGTGGTGCTGCCCGGACGGTGGTGGAACTCGTCCGCTCGTTCCTCGGCAGAAACCGCTTCCGGATACGGAACCTTCTCGGCGGTGAACGTACCATCCTTTTCGGACACCACGACCGCGCCGTCGGCGCAACCGAACACGATCCCGCGGCGGGTGCTCGCCGTGCCGCGCGGATCGGCGCATTCGGCGGGGAGGACGGACTCCGTGGCCCCTTCGCGGGTACGCACCTCCATCTTCCCGTCGGCGACCACCAGCCGCTCCCCCAGCGGCACCGCGACACCGGTGACCGGTTCGCCCGCGGTGAGCGTGCCTTTTTCCAGCGCGGGACGGTCGGCCAGCGCGGTGTGCCCCTGTGACACCACGGCGGTCACCGCGCTGTCACTGTCGGCACCGAGAGCCGGGCCGCCGGGAAGTTCGCCCACAGCCTTGGGTCCGGTGCGGTAGTAGTGCACATGGTCGCCGTGGTCGACCGTCCACGCGCCGCTGTCCACGACGTGCACGGTGCCGCCGGAGGAGAGGTAGGCGAACCGCCCGTCGGTGGTGACGTGGTCGATGCCCGGCACGCGCCCGGCGCTCGTCGTCTCCTCCGTGATGAGGTCGAGCACCCGCACCTCGCCGTCGGCGTCCGCGAACACGAGACGCGGCTGCGGCTCGGCGGTTTCCTCGGCACCCTCGACGTAGCCGTGCGGTGGCGCGGCAGGTGGCGCCGGGGCTTCCGTGCCGCAAGCGGCCAGCGGCAGCACCACGAGCGCGGCGAGGAGGCGGCTCTTGCGCACGCGCGCGGCGAGAGCGGAAATCCCGAACAGGGCCACGGCCACCGCGGCGATGGTCGCCCCGGCGGCGGTCCCCCAGTGCCACGAGATGAGCAGCCCGGTGACCGTCGCGAACGCGCCGAGCGCCGCCGCACCGAGCATCACGACCGGAACCCGTCGCGCCCAGAACAACGCGGCCGCCGGCGGGGCGATGAGCAGGCCGAACACCAGCAGCGTGCCGACGACGTGGAAGGACGCCACGATCGCCAGCGTGACCAGGCCCATCAACACGATGCGGGCCCGGCGCGGCCGGAGGCCGAGGGTGTGTGCGGTGCGTTCGTCGAAGGTCAGCGCGACGAACGAGCGGTGTCCCAGGACCGACACCACCACGGCCACCACCAGCGCGACGGCGAGGAAGACGAGGTCGCGCTCGCGGACGGCGAGGACGTCACCGAAGAGGAACCCGGTCAGGTCCACCGCGAACGACTGCGACCGGGACACGATGATCACCCCGAGCGACAGCATGCCGACGAACAGCAGGCCGATCCCGGTGTCCTGGGACAGCCGCCCCGACCGGCCGAACGCGCTGACCCCGGCCGCCATGGTCCCGGCGGCCAGGGCCGCGCCGAGTACCGGACTGCCGCCGAGCAGCGACGCGAGCGCCACCCCCGGCAGCATGCCGTGCGACATCGCGTCGCCGAGGAAAGCCATGCCCCGCAACACGACCCACGTCCCGGCGAGCGCACAGACGCCCGCGACGAGAATGCCGCCCCACAGTGCCCGCTGAACGAAAGAGACCTCGAACGGGTCGATCAACCACTCCACGGTGGTCACCCTATAGTGAAAACGATTTTCGTTACAAACAGGAGGCGTCATGACGCACAGCACAATCCGGGCCGGCGCCACACTGGAGGGCGTCTCGGCCGGGTACGCGCGGCGCACCGTCCTGCACGACGTCTCGGTGTCCTTTCCCGCGGGCGCGGTCACCGCGGTGGTGGGCGCGAACGGCTCCGGGAAATCCACTTTGCTCGGTGTCCTGGCGGGAATCCTGCGTCAGAGCGGGGGAACCGTCACGCGTCCCGCCGGGCCACCGGCGCTGGTCGTGCAGCACGACGCGGTGCCGCCACTGCTGCCGATCACGGTGCGCGAGACGGTCGAGATGGGCCGCTGGCCCGTGCGGCGCCCGTGGCAACGGCTGACCCGGCACGACCGG
This is a stretch of genomic DNA from Amycolatopsis endophytica. It encodes these proteins:
- a CDS encoding MSCRAMM family protein — protein: MTGYRDTTAEVTLTGRVGSARRPLPGVTLTLTDRIGAQVSRARTGDDGGFAFTGLVPGHYVLIVSKAGFQPSATAITLGAEPGTPTEVTLEPATSVHGLVRDRHSGQPIATAAVTAVGPSGEVIASTVSDPDGSYRITGLDAPEITLVAAAPGADPAAAVVPLGGGRAHEVDLVLDTHSTLAGTITAGGRPVAGLALELRDAAGHAVAKAVTGPDGRYTFERLTAGEYTLTTLTSGPQVTAVAAKATTADLALNGPL
- the aztD gene encoding zinc metallochaperone AztD translates to MRKAPLVLSTVACSVAVLTGCATSEPAAAEVANPVVVTYDGGFLVLDGGTLEQKADLPLAGFNRVNPAGDERHVMVSTAEGFQALDAVSAELTDIKFPGSKPGHVVRHAGRTVLFSDGTGEVVSFDPAELDGGQPATETYRSAEPHHGVAIELSDGRMVVTLGNEDERRGVAVLDDARTEITRSEDCPGVHGEATAAGEAVVIGCENGALVYRDGTITKVASPTEYGRIGNQAGSDASPVVLGDYKQDEDAELERPRQVSLIDTTTGTMRLVDLGTSYTFRSLARGPQGEALVLGTDGAIRVIDPATAQITRTIPVTAAWEEPLEWQQPRPAIFVRGADVYVTDPATRQIHLLDLATGQKRNSVTLPQEPNELSGVVAH
- a CDS encoding MFS transporter, encoding MSSAPARHAGTPATGAVKPGGVVAVLAFTGIVVSLMQTLIIPLVPELPRLLDASSADAAWAITATLLAGAVATPTVGRLGDMYGKRRMLLFSAVLLVAGSVTCGLSGSLVPMIIGRTLQGLSAAVIPLGISIMRDELPPERLGSATALMSASLGVGGALGLPAAALIAENADWHALFWTAAGLGAVALVLVALIVPESRVRAGGRFDVPGAVGLSVALVCLLLAISKGADWGWGDPLTLGLFAAAVVVLLLWGWWELRAKQPLVDLRTTARRQVLLTNIASVVFGFAMFATSLVFPQLLQLPAATGYGLGQSMLVAGLVMAPSGLIMMATAPVSARVTRTRGPKITLMLGAIVVAVGYGLSILLMGEVWQLVIGALVIGAGIGLAYGALPALIMGAVPVSETAAANSLNMLMRSIGTSTSSAVAGVVLAQMTVTLGPVSLPSQDGFRVVLAVAGCAALAALVVAAFLPAQRKRAAQAPVTGRTVGGTVRGASSDPALVTVTAHRADGSVAASTAAGADGRYTLADLPAEPLTVVAVEHPAVRETVVLDAGRTRRHDIDLTARKELA
- the aztC gene encoding zinc ABC transporter substrate-binding protein AztC yields the protein MSRLVAAVLAAVLVLTGCAGTSDRAGVVVTTNILGDVTRAVVGDQAEVTVLMQAGADPHSFGLSAQEAALMEDAALLVHNGLGLEEGVARNVETATHAGVPTIAAGEAAGPMTYVAGDAAGQPDPHFWTDPARMRRAVEAITERVVADVPGVDAGVVRANADGYLAELDALDTWMTQRFAELPAERRKLVTNHHVFGYFAARYGFEVVGAVVPSGTTLASPSPSDLASLAGAIRDAGVNAIFADSSQPGRLARVLAEQAGVQVRVIPLFSESLTAPGGGAATYLDLMRSNTDAIVSGLTENR